The Methanosarcina barkeri str. Wiesmoor DNA segment ACACGTTGCAGGAAGTCTTCTTTACTGATAACATGGCTAAGTTTTTTATAAATTGATTCAATATCTGTCATATTATCCCCTTAATGTATGATTTCTATTTTCAGTGTCTATTATTTGCCTCAATTCCTGTGGCAATAATTGTTAGTGATAGTTGCTACCTTGAATTCTATTCAGGGTATAATAAAGTTCAAAAACTGTTAAGAGGCAAGTTTATTCTTCTTGATTTTAAGTTTGAACACGCGCTGTCGAAGTACTTTATATATTGCGCTACGATATGCAAGCCGTCTTACTAAAGATTACCGTGTGCCAGATGAAAGTATTTCTCAACAAAGCGGAATCCATATTAATAAACTATGCCCGTTTAATAAACTATGCCTATGCTTATCTATTCTATCTCTCGCGGGCTTTCAAACTAAAGATATCCTGAAATCAAAGCTTGAGATTCCTTTCCTTAGCTTGCAGTACTGAAGAACTCAGAGGCTTCTTGTTCTGCAAAATTCCAGGAAACATTTTGGGTCAGAAGATAGTTGAGAAACAGAAAATTTAACTTCGCAGCTTTGTCAAAATAAAACTTAAAACAAAACATTATTTATAGTAAAGTTTCATTATGTACGTGATACCATGATTCGAAAATGCACTGAGCACGGCTATTTTAGAGGAGGCAGCTGTCTGCAGTGTAAACGCCCTGGAAGATACCTGCTGGACGATAACAAGGAAGAAAAGCTTGGCAGGTTTGTATCTGGCACTCTCCGGCATTTCCCAGAATCTGCAGGAGTTACAATGGACAGATTCGGTTGGGTTAATATCAACGATTTCTGTGACGTTATGAGAAAGCGATACAGCTGGATGAGGAAGGAATACCTTTACGCGCTTGTAGAATCTGATGAAAAAGGAAGGTATGAGATCCGCAATTCAAGAATCAGGGCACGTTACGGGCACTCTGTCAACATTGATCTGGATTACAGGGAAAGCGATTCTCCATATCTGTATTATGGGGCAAGCCCTGAAGAAGTTGATGTTCTGCTGGAGAACGGAATTTTTCCAATAAAGCAAAGATATGTCCACCTCAGCACTTCATATGAAAAAGCAGTAGAAGTGGCCCTTATTCATACTGAAAACCCTG contains these protein-coding regions:
- a CDS encoding RNA 2'-phosphotransferase, with the translated sequence MIRKCTEHGYFRGGSCLQCKRPGRYLLDDNKEEKLGRFVSGTLRHFPESAGVTMDRFGWVNINDFCDVMRKRYSWMRKEYLYALVESDEKGRYEIRNSRIRARYGHSVNIDLDYRESDSPYLYYGASPEEVDVLLENGIFPIKQRYVHLSTSYEKAVEVALIHTENPVILQIDAFKAQEDGISLKLATDDIVLAERIPPEYLFVVEE